Part of the Lucilia cuprina isolate Lc7/37 chromosome 5, ASM2204524v1, whole genome shotgun sequence genome is shown below.
gATAAACTATTacagctagaatcttcaaatctTGCATGGGCAACACTGACATCCATATGAATCAATTTAGGGTAAAAATGGCTGAAactagttaaaatataaaatgatgtatcatttaaaaagttttaaatcatcTTGTGAATAATCAAAATTCAATAGAATAAATTATGTTTTGAGaagaaaaagtacaaatttcTAACAAAAGCCAAAACTAAAATGATTAATGAGCAGATTTTAAGTattatatgcaaaaaatatgcttaaaaatacaacataTGTGTAAAAGATAAGTATAAAACGTTTTCTAAATGatgttttcgacaaaaaaagttcatttattttaatacaagtaCTGGCTGGCAATGagtatgtgatttttttttcatctttctttaaaaccatttaatagctaaaggaaatttttcaatttatttttatatacaattttttttttttttttaacaaaattgattGGGTTGTGCGATATTCTtctgtaattttttacaatttctttttttttgttataaaagattttcatttatccgtttttatgattatatatgtaaaaaaattgagtttcttttgattttgttgcttttgttagcAGACATTAGCACGTACACTGGAGGAGCAGTAAGTAAGTAACGGCAGCAGCAACACATTGTATTTTGTCTACTACTACTGTGGCAATATTTAATACACCAACATATACACATAGATACAAATTAAAAGGATCTCTTTTGTTgtactactacttttttttgtttatttcctttttttatacattaaaggtaaagtattttaaattttctatatacaggACTAACAGTTacattgtatacatacatatgtactgaATTAAGGATAACTatgtagatacatatgtatgaatgtatgttggtatttgtaaatatataaacacctttattttattttgtttttttatttaatttttattttaattttttttggtatttgctttttgttgttcttgttgttgttgttgatgttgtggttgtttgttaaaaaacacttaactttttattttatttatttattttctttttaagattttatgtaTACAAAACAGTTAGAGAGACAATCAAATAGTCAGTCAGACAAacatactatgtatgtatatatataagtacAATTGTTATTTAGATATTAAGTAGCGACACACACATACACCAACTAAATTGTCATTGTTATCCCGAAACTGTGTCTGTGGGTTCCAGGtgaacaaacacacacacacacacacaccgaCAATCACCTCCTCCTCTCACACATATACAATTATTTGCTTGAAATCAAAATACACACAATTGAAtttagaagaacaaaaaaaaaaaaacaaaaacactttcaaTTTTGTATCTTACACAGTCACAATAATTTTACCGTTAAACATGTCCTTACCCGAAGAGTTTATACGcgtttctaaaaattttatttgcactACTTTGCAAAGAGATTTTTTCGTTTAAATGTTGTGCTTTTCTTTCATGTTTTACATCCAGCATCCCTGTTTTATTTTCTGTCATGCAACAGGcttttgtatattaataaattttacttaatccTGGTCATGGTTGGTTAAACATAAACAGAGAGCGTAGAGAAGTGAGCAAGATAGAGAACTGTTAAAATTAACGGTTAACATATAACGTTATGTAAAACTAAGGGTGTTTGTCTAGGATTTAAGAAAAAGGTTTTAACATAAACTATCCACTAAAGGAATGTGTTATACAAAAGGGAAGGACTAAGAAgaacagttttattaaaaagaaacagtACCGGAAAATAACACTGCCTTATCGCTGGCGCATCagctatatattttaatatataagtatatttatgtAGGTTTTATAATAGCTCACCTGGTGACaataatttcactaaaaatatacatttataaacaaacatttttctgaTCTTGATATAAGTGAACAAATTAACGCTgcacaattttgttttcattaaatatatatatgagttCAAGAACATTTAAGTAATAAATCTCATATGAGTAATTAAGTATcatgtaaattgtaaaaatacaaCACATTTATTGACACCAAATGTTaaccaacattttttttcaaaatcatcaattgttatgaatttattaacaaatgaagttttatatgaaatcaAAATTACTGGCcgagttattttaattttaactaattgttttacattattacaattatagaaaattatcaagAATGGGTTCAACACGCTCTTTGACGTGCGACTGAAACCATTAAGCGTGAAGTAAGTTCAGAGTTATAGTGAAAGTAAGGTGTTAAACGAATTAGAAACACACTACTAGCTttgaaagtgaaattatttaaacaaaaatgtggaaacaaacaaacaagcaaactaactaactaaataactaactaactaactaactaactaactaactaactaactaactaactaactaactaactaactaactaactaactaacttactaactaactNNNNNNNNNNNNNNNNNNNNNNNNNNNNNNNNNNNNNNNNNNNNNNNNNNNNNNNNNNNNNNNNNNNNNNNNNNNNNNNNNNNNNNNNNNNNNNNNNNNNgttctagttcagttctagttcagttctagttcagttctagttcacttctagttcagttctagtttagttctagttcagttctagttcagttctagttcagttctagttgagttctagttgagttctagttcagttctagttcagttctagttcattcctttgcaacattttaatatttctgtattcCATTGATATgctaaactttaatattttatttattagcaACATGTCCCTAATCGTTCACAAAAAACATGTTCAATTAGcgaatttgttttattgcaacatgttgcttttgTAAATTATCAACAGTTTTGTATCAACCAAAACATTtactatcaaaaattttttgaaagctgaaataaacttttcaatatgatgacagtttttttttactctgGGATTTTCCAGTTTagacaaaatttacaaatctCTTAAAAAATGAGAATCTCCCACTTAGTGGGAGAGAATTATTGTAAATGAAATTAGCAAATTcccataaaacaaatataatatgtaatttgtattaattatttaataattcacATAAAACGTAATAATTAATGTGATAACATAAagctaattttataaaaagaaagtaaGCGCTAAAATAacatgtaaaaaagtaaaatttttaaaagaatagcAAGGTGAGAAAGTGTGTTTACTTCCTGCATTACCGTAAGctatatgtaaattaattttgcacttaatagttttaatttattcttttgtaaaattgcgtttttatagttttggctAAAGAAGTTTTAGTATATAGTAGAAATTAATAGCATGTTATACCAGAGCATCccgtattgttattattgtactATCAAACTATTTAACAATGACGTAAATATTACAATACAAATTATACTATATCTATTGCATTTCATTctaaactttaacattttttttacaaatattaactataaatttattttttttttattatctttacaaCTATATATGTAAAGAGTAAaagatgttttataaaaattaatgaatcaTGACCATACAAACTGGGGAAAGAGATGCTTTACCATGCAAAGTTTTGAACACGATTTATTataagtttgtatttttatatttgcttccccgattcaaatttttattaattactagAACTTAGTTTTTCGAGGCAAAACAATCAGTTGTTTTTCAAACGGAATATACACAGCAAGTGTTAAATTAAAGAAacgtaaataattaaaaaaaaaaataaactaatatatttaatatcaattttttataaatttaaataacaaaagaaatgaaaatgttaaaattattatctaCAAATTTCGTGCTATTACTTGCTGTAAACTTTATTAATTGTCATGGCCACTGGAATGGACATGGCATGGGTAATAATCGTTTTATACGTGGTTTTGAGCAGAATTTTTGTCGCACCCCTTTAGATCAAATGGGTACTTGTGTTTCATTGAAATTTTGCCCCGaagttttaactttatttacaaaattaccaCAAAATTCAGCTAAACAATATTCTACAAATTTGCAAAGAATATGTGGAAATCGTATAACACCCGATCAGTATCCAGTTGTaagtaaagcatttaaaattgaaaaaaaaataagtttattaaatatttagttaaatattagGTTTGTTGTACCGTAGTATCAAGAATAGATAACTCAGAGCCTGCGACTTCTTCCAGcacaacaacaactaccacCACTACAACTAGCACCACAGAAGCGCCTGTGGAAACTGTTACTgctaataaaaacttaaatactcAAGAGTCAAGCTGTTTTGCCAAAGATTTTAAAACCGGAACTTGCAAACGtaagttttatttgtaatatttaagacgtaattaaaaacttgaatactttagactacacttttGGCAACaccatagacttgactttagactcgactaaactatagctagactgtagactaagctatagactagtctagtctatggtctagaatttaagactagactatagactagactatatagtagactatagactagactatagactagactttagactagactatagactagattatagattagactatagactagactatagactagactatagactagactatagactagactacagactagactatagactagactacagactagactatagactagactacagacNNNNNNNNNNNNNNNNNNNNNNNNNNNNNNNNNNNNNNNNNNNNNNNNNNNNNNNNNNNNNNNNNNNNNNNNNNNNNNNNNNNNNNNNNNNNNNNNNNNNctatctatctatctatctatctatctatctatctatctatctatctatctatctatccatctacctatttacatttgtgtaggAACCTAAACCATGGAATGATGAAATAACGTGTTAATGGACATTTGGAACTAGTCTGGTGTGTAAAGGTTTTGCTTCGTTAATTGTATTGTATGTGGCGTATGAACGCCTTCAGAGtggttatattttgtaaaaatttaaagattatgtaggtatgtatatcGTTCCTGTTCTATTTGCTTATTCCATGAGACATATTTTTCATTCGTAATCAATCGTTGCCCAACTATGTGCTCAATAGGTGATCGCTGTAGATCTCTGAAAGTAATGCTTAAActgcattaaacaaaaaaatctaacttaataaacaaaaataaaagtgtttagaATTCATGTAACCATAATTATACATTTACGCTTAATGCACCATTTAAATATCTGCAAACAACAATTGATAATTTGTATTCAAATAGAACATTTTAAtgacaacattttcaaattatcAACAAACCAAAATTTAGTTACATTTCAAACTTAAAACGCGTCAATATGTTAAAGcgcataaattaatttaaaaaaaaaaatgtaaaattttgtaaaattttaaaaagcttaagaaaaaaatcgttcaacaattttttaaataaaaacaatgttatTGGAagatttgtgtttaaaaatctatttctgGCCATTTCTTTCGTATCTAGCCACTCTCAAGGGATTATGTCCCTTTTATCCACACGGCTTCTTTCCCATTATAACATTACCGCCTGATGCCGGTTCAACATCCACTTCACCTATTCCCACATATCAGCCAACACCACCTACTACTTTACCCCCTTGTCCGGCAGATCCTTTAGTTTGTTTGCCGGGCGGTGAAAGACCCATATCGTACTGTCCCTGCATAGATCCGAGACAACAAAATGGTCAGACGACCACCACAGCTGATATGACTAGTGCTGAAACTGAGTTTATGAATTTAGAGAATTTACAATTAAGATTGGCTCCTACATATCCAACAGCAGTTATGGGTTCGGAAATGATGATATTTTCTCACTTGGATAATGAtgcaaaaaagagaaaaagaaggAAACGCAAGAAACGTGAGGTgacaaaggaaaaaaattaaattgtttgatATTCaagtgaaacattttttttcaaattaaactagtctgtaaaagtgtaaataaaatataattttaaaaaatagtgaACGAAAAATGTTTCCTTATTTGCTAGCCACTGTTAATCTTGAAAATATTTACTCTTAATAacgtttttaatttagtaaCTGTTATTAATACACATTAACTAAaggcatttttttataaaacgggGGATTCCTGCGGTCGTTTAAACATCAACAGATTTGAATGTTAGTGAGTCACAACACTTCTTCATGTTTACTACTCTTTAATGAACTAAACCGGTTTAATTTTAGCTGCATCATCTCTCACATGTCATTGAAGATGGTTGTCGGTCGTTTGGATTTATGATTTCGTTATTTGCGCGTAAATATCTGCATATGACATATTTTCAAGGGGATTTACATGTTGGCCTTGTGTTTTAGattaatgtattaaaattttacaacaaattgtaGATGTTGTTTAATTTACACATTATTACGCATGCACTTTGCACCAGAAAAATGTgagtgattttcttttaaagaatttattatgtAAAATACAAGGTTTTTTTTCGCTGATTTGTGAAAATTtggatttaaaactaaaattcggttctagttcagttctagatcagttctagttcagttctagttcagttctagttcagttctagttcagttctaggtcagttctaggtcagttctagttcagttctagttcagttctagttcagttctagttcagttctagttcagttctaggtcagttctagttcagttctagttcagttctagttcagttctagttcagttctagttcagttctagttcagttctagttcagttctagttcagttctagttcagttctagttcagttctagttcagttctagttcagttctagttcagttctagttcagttctagttcagttctagttcagttctagttcagttctagttcagttctagttcagttctagttcagttctagttcagttctagttcagttctagttcagttctagttcagttctagtttagttctagttcagttctagttcagttctagttcagttctagttcagttctagttcagttctagttcagttctagttcagttctagttcagttctagttcagttctagttcagttctagttcagttctagttcagttctagttcagttctagttcagttctagttcagttctagttcagttctagttcagttctagttcagttctagttcagttctagttcagttctagttcagttctagttcagttctagttcagttctagttcagttctagttcagttctagttcagttctagttcagttctagttcagttctagttcagttctagttcagttctagttcagttctagttcagttctagttcagttctagttcagttctagttcagttctagttcagttctagttcagttctagttcagttctagttcagttctagttcagttctagttcagttctagttcagttctagttcagttctagttcagttctagttcagttctagttcagttctagttcagttctagttcagttctagttcagttctagttcagttctagttcagttctagttcagttctagttcagttctagttcagttctagttcagttctagttcagttctagttcagttctagttcagttctagttcagttctagttcagttctagttcacttctagttcagttctagtttagttctagttcagttctagttcagttctagttcagttctagttgagttctagttgagttctagttcagttctagttcagttctagttcattcctttgcaacattttaatatttctgtattcCATTGATATgctaaactttaatattttatttattagcaACATGTCCCTAATCGTTCACAAAAAACATGTTCAATTAGcgaatttgttttattgcaacatgttgcttttgTAAATTATCAACAGTTTTGTATCAACCAAAACATTtactatcaaaaattttttgaaagctgaaataaacttttcaatatgatgacagtttttttttactctgGGATTTTCCAGTTTagacaaaatttacaaatctCTTAAAAAATGAGAATCTCCCACTTAGTGGGAGAGAATTATTGTAAATGAAATTAGCAAATTcccataaaacaaatataatatgtaatttgtattaattatttaataattcacATAAAACGTAATAATTAATGTGATAACATAAagctaattttataaaaagaaagtaaGCGCTAAAATAacatgtaaaaaagtaaaatttttaaaagaatagcAAGGTGAGAAAGTGTGTTTACTTCCTGCATTACCGTAAGctatatgtaaattaattttgcacttaatagttttaatttattcttttgtaaaattgcgttttttatagttttggctAAAGAAGTTTTAGTATATAGTAGAAATTAATAGCATGTTATACCAGAGCATCccgtattgttattattgtactATCAAACTATTTAACAATGACGTAAATATTACAATACAAATTATACTATATCTATTGCATTTCATTctaaactttaacattttttttacaaatattaactataaatttattttttttttattatctttacaaCTATATATGTAAAGAGTAAaagatgtttttataaaaattaatgaatcaTGACCATACAAACTGGGGAAAGAGATGCTTTACCATGCAAAGTTTTGAACACGATTTATTataagtttgtatttttatatttgcttccccgattcaaatttttattaattactagAACTTAGTTTTTCGAGGCAAAACAATCAGTTGTTTTTCAAACGGAATATACACAGCAAGTGTTAAATTAAAGAAacgtaaataattaaaaaaaaaaataaactaatatatttaatatcaattttttataaatttaaataacaaaagaaatgaaaatgttaaaattattatctaCAAATTTCGTGCTATTACTTGCTGTAAACTTTATTAATTGTCATGGCCACTGGAATGGACATGGCATGGGTAATAATCGTTTTATACGTGGTTTTGAGCAGAATTTTTGTCGCACCCCTTTAGATCAAATGGGTACTTGTGTTTCATTGAAATTTTGCCCCGaagttttaactttatttacaaaattaccaCAAAATTCAGCTAAACAATATTCTACAAATTTGCAAAGAATATGTGGAAATCGTATAACACCCGATCAGTATCCAGTTGTAAGTAagcatttaaaattgaaaaaaaaataagtttattaaatatttagttaaatattagGTTTGTTGTACCGTAGTATCAAGAATAGATAACTCAGAGCCTGCGACTTCTTCCAGcacaacaacaactaccacCACTACAACTAGCACCACAGAAGCGCCTGTGGAAACTGTTACTgctaataaaaacttaaatactcAAGAGTCAAGCTGTTTTGCCAAAGATTTTAAAACCGGAACTTGCAAACGtaagttttatttgtaatatttaagacgtaattaaaaacttgaatactttagactacacttttGGCAACaccatagacttgactttagactcgactaaactatagctagactgtagactaagctatagactagtctagtctatggtctagaatttaagactagactatagactagactatatagtagactatagactagactatagactagactttagactagactatagactagattatagattagactatagactagactatagactagactatagactagactatagactagactacagactagactatagactagactacagactagactatagactagactacagactagactatagactagactatagactagactatagactagactatagactagactatagactatactatagactagactatagactagactatacactagactatagactagactttagactagactatagactagactatagactagactatatactagactaaagactagactatagactagactatatactagactatagactagactatagactagactatagactagactatagactagactatagactagactatagactagactatagactagactatagactagactatagactaaactatagactagactatagactagactatagactagactatagactagactatagactagactatagactagactatagactagactatagactagactatggactagactatggactaaactatagactagactatagactagactattgactagaccatagactagactttagaatagactttagactagactatagactagactcgactatagactagactatagactagactatagacttgactatagactagactatagactagactatagactagactatagactagactcgactatagactatactatagactagactatagactagactatagacttgactatagactagactatagactagactatagactagactatagactagactatagaatagactatagactagactatagactagactatagaatagactatagactagactatagactagactatagactagactatagactagactatagactagactatagactagactatagactagactatagactagactatagactagactatagactagactatagactagactatagactagactatagactagactatagactagactatagactagactatagactagactatagactagactatagactagactatagactagactatagactagactatagactagactatagactagactacagactagactatagactagactatagactagactatagactagactatagattagactatagactagactatagactagactatagactagactataggctagactatagactagactatagactagactattgactagactatagactagactatagactagactatagactagactgtagactagactatagactagactatagactagactatagactagactatggactagactatggactagactatggactaaactatggactagactattgactagaccatagactagactttagaatagactttagactagactatattctagaccatagattagactatagactagaccataggctagactatggattaaattatacactagaatatatactagactatagactaggctataaactaaactatatagttgaatatagataaataaactttagactaaactgcagacaaatctatagactatattatagagtTGCCAAGGGAACAGACTataactagtctatatactatagtatagactagcatgtagaatatactatagactagactagactagagaaaaaactaaaaactagactatacaacaGACGAGAtggtagacttgactatagagtatactatagtctaaactataggctagattatacactgaactatagactagattatagtttagactattgtcaagactatatactagactattttaTAGGTCTTATTATAGGATTGtattagattttagactagattatagactatagaccagactaatgTTCAGACTAAAGAGAAATGtcttctaataaaaaaatctatttccaTTTCTAGCCCTTCAAGACTGCCCCATTCTATATGAAGAGCTTAAAAGAGATCCCAACAATGAACAATTTAAGACAGACCTCCGAAATTCACATACATCATGTGGTGCTCAAAGTACCATTATCTGTTGCCCGCCCGAACAGAATGCATCAACAACACGAGTTgctaacaacaataatacaacaatacatCAATTGCCCACCGAAGAAGAAGGTTGTGGTCTTGTTAATGTTACATT
Proteins encoded:
- the LOC124420256 gene encoding uncharacterized protein LOC124420256 yields the protein MKMLKLLSTNFVLLLAVNFINCHGHWNGHGMGNNRFIRGFEQNFCRTPLDQMGTCVSLKFCPEVLTLFTKLPQNSAKQYSTNLQRICGNRITPDQYPVVCCTVVSRIDNSEPATSSSTTTTTTTTTSTTEAPVETVTANKNLNTQESSCFAKDFKTGTCKRKFYL
- the LOC111690069 gene encoding uncharacterized protein LOC111690069 → MLLEDLCLKIYFWPFLSYLATLKGLCPFYPHGFFPIITLPPDAGSTSTSPIPTYQPTPPTTLPPCPADPLVCLPGGERPISYCPCIDPRQQNGQTTTTADMTSAETEFMNLENLQLRLAPTYPTAVMGSEMMIFSHLDNDAKKRKRRKRKKREVTKEKN